The segment CGAACCGCGCACCGCTCGCGCAGTCTCGCCAGTCGCGCGCCACGTGGATAGCTCAGAAATCGTCGCAAGCTAGTTTAGAGGTCAGCGCCGACGGCGTCTTCCACGGAGTCGAAGCCGTCGCGTTCCAGCAGGTCGAGCAGGCCCTCGTTGATGTCGCGGGCGAGGCAGGGCCCCTCGTAGACGAGCGCGGTGTAGAGCTGGACGAGGGAGGCCCCGGCGCGGATCTTCCGGTAGGCGCCCTCCGCGGAGGCGACACCGCCGACGCCGACGACGGGGACGTCGACGCGCTCGGCGACGAAGCGGACCATCTCCGTGGCGCGCTCCTCGATGGGTGCGCCGGAGAGCCCGCCCGTCTCGTCCGCGTTCGCGTGCGTGAGCGAGTCCGGCCGGTCGGTCGTGGTGTTCGTGGCGACGACACCGTCGAGGCCCAACTCGTCGACGAGGTCGAGTGCGGTCTCGACGGCGGGGTCGGGCAGGTCCGGCGAGAGCTTCACGAGGAGGGGGTCCGCGCCGGCGTCGACCAGCTCGCCGAGGATGGCCGCCATCTCGTCGCGGTTCTGGAGGTCGCGAAAGCCCTCCGAGTTCGGGCAGGAGACGTTGACGACGCAGAAGTCCGCGGCGTCGCCGACGCGCTCGTAGGTGTAGCGGTAGTCCGCGGGTGCCTCCTCGGTGGGCGTGTGTTCGGACTTCGCGAGGTTGACGCCCACGGGCACGTCCGGCAGGTCGGACTCGTGGAGCCGCCGACCGACGCGGTCCGCGCCCTGGTTGTTCAGCCCCATGCGGTTGATGATCGCGCGGTCGCTCGGGAGGCGGAACATGCGTGGGCGGGGATTCCCCGGCTGTGCCTCGGCGGTGACGCCTCCGACCTCGACGTGGCCGAAGCCGAGGGCGGCGACCGCACGCGGAACCTCGGCGTTCTTGTCGAAGCCCGCGGCGACGCCGACGGGGTTCGGGAACGACTGACCGAACGCCCCGACGGCCAGCCTGTCGTCGTCGACGGTGTAGCGACGCGCGAGCAGTCGCTCGACCGGCGTCCCCTGGACAGCCGACAGGCCCCGGTGGACGGTCTCGTGGGCGGTCTCGGCGTCAAGACGGAACAGCAGCGGTCTCGCGACATCGTACGCGTCCATACGTCGGGAAGCGGCGCGGCTGCGGGTAAATCTCCCGAAACAGCCGTGGGGATGGTACGGCGTTAGAACTCGTGTTCGACTTCGTCTTGGTCTGCCTTCTGGATGATTATCTTGTCCTCGCGCACGCGGACGAACACCTCGTCGCCGATGTCCATGCCTGCAACTGCGAGCTCGTCTTCGTGGAGGTTGATGTGGACGTTGTGGTATTCGCCGTTCTCGTCTTTGGCGCCACTCGGGCTCAACTTCTTTTTCCGTACCATCGCGGTAGTCTATCTCGTGTGTTCGCCATAGGATGTACTTAAGTGTTTTCTACGTCTCGACGCCACAGACCACCGCGGGCGAGAGTTTCGGTGGGGTAAAACCGGCGAAAATCGGGCGTTCGAACGACGAAATCCACCCCCGAACCGGGCATCATTTATAAACACATCGTCGCCGTCCCCCGTTTTTGGGGATATATTTATGGTGGGGCATGCGCTCAATGAGCATGGAGGGACAATCATGGTACGTGAAGATGGTAAGCGAAACTTCGCGCTGCGCGAGGACAGTGGTGAGGAGAGCGTCTTCTCAGGCAACACCCCACGGCAGGCCGCACTGAAGGCCGCCCGCCGACTCGATCCCGCGCCGAGCGAGGACGACGCGGACCGCACCGAGATCCGACTCCGCGAGAAAGGAACCGACAAGGTACACATCTACGACGGCTGGGCCTGGAACGAGACGGCTCCCGACGACAAACCCGACTGGATGCCCGAGGAGATCACGGAGGCGAACGTCTCGAAGAAAGGCATCGACCACCTCGAGGACTGAGTCGCCACTTCCTCACTCGCACGTGCGTTCGCACGTGTGGAACAAACTACCCTATTTGATCCGGACCACGAGCGAGTAGCCCGCAGGCTCGAAAGGCGTTTGTGGGCGGAGCGTCGAGTGGAGGGTGCGCGGTTCTATCCCGACCAGACCGGACGCACACGCGAGGGATGACCGGTCGGCCTCCGCCCGCGCGACATCGTTCTGTAACGGGCACCGAGCACGATAACCAGTCTCACGTCATGCGGTTCACACGCCGCCGATGGTTCGACGGCCTTAAGTGTATCATCGCTCTTCGATAGAATGCAAACGACGTGGCGCGACGCGCCACTCCCTCCGGCCGCGATCCGGCTCGGAGGCAGGAACGTCTCCGGTGCTCTCCGGGCGACGGTTCGCCTCGGTTCGAAGGCCTTATGTACTACACGAGGCCTCCGATACTAATGCAACCGCCCGCCGACATCCACGTCGGCGTTGGCACGAACCGACGCCCTTATACGTCACAGGGCATTCGGATACGAACGCGAAAGACGACGCGATTTGGGGCACGTTCAACTCGTGCCTCAGTCACGGACCAACGTTCGAGGGGCCGCCCTCGGAGAACGACTCCGATGGGTTTAAGATGTCTTCTCGACAATGTTCAGGTCCGTAAGGAAATGAGGATTCCACCCCTGCGGTCCGCCGTACACGATGGAATCTGATGTTAGCCTTGGTAGTTCGGTGACGCTCGATCGGCCATGCCGATTGGCTCACCGGACTCGGACCACGCAATGTGATATGGATGCACCGTTCACGCGGTGCACCCGCCAAGCCCCCCGAGCTTACGCTCGGGAGCATTCCGGTTGATCCTGCCGGAGGTCATTGCTATTGGAGTTCGATTTAGCCATGCTAGTTGCACGAATTCATATTCGTAGCAGATAGCTCAGTAACACGTGGCCAAACTACCCTATGGAGAACGATAACCTCGGGAAACTGAGGCTAATAGTTCATACGGCTCTCTCCCTGGAACTGGGTTGAGCCCGAAATGCTACGGCGCCATAGGATGTGGCTGCGGCCGATTAGGTAGACGGTGGGGTAACGGCCCACCGTGCCAATAATCGGTACGGGTTGTGAGAGCAAGAGCCCGGAGACGGTATCTGAGACAAGATACCGGGCCCTACGGGGCGCAGCAGGCGCGAAAACTT is part of the Haloarchaeobius litoreus genome and harbors:
- a CDS encoding quinone-dependent dihydroorotate dehydrogenase; translated protein: MDAYDVARPLLFRLDAETAHETVHRGLSAVQGTPVERLLARRYTVDDDRLAVGAFGQSFPNPVGVAAGFDKNAEVPRAVAALGFGHVEVGGVTAEAQPGNPRPRMFRLPSDRAIINRMGLNNQGADRVGRRLHESDLPDVPVGVNLAKSEHTPTEEAPADYRYTYERVGDAADFCVVNVSCPNSEGFRDLQNRDEMAAILGELVDAGADPLLVKLSPDLPDPAVETALDLVDELGLDGVVATNTTTDRPDSLTHANADETGGLSGAPIEERATEMVRFVAERVDVPVVGVGGVASAEGAYRKIRAGASLVQLYTALVYEGPCLARDINEGLLDLLERDGFDSVEDAVGADL
- a CDS encoding non-histone chromosomal MC1 family protein codes for the protein MVREDGKRNFALREDSGEESVFSGNTPRQAALKAARRLDPAPSEDDADRTEIRLREKGTDKVHIYDGWAWNETAPDDKPDWMPEEITEANVSKKGIDHLED